Below is a genomic region from Planctomycetota bacterium.
CGGCGGGCGCGCGCCCCTCATGGGGAACCCGGCCCGTCAGGATCTGGTAGAGCATCACTCCCAGGGCGTAGACGTCCGTGCGCGGCGAGAACGCCTCCGTCCGGCCTTCCACCTGCTCGGGCGCCATGTAGAGCGGCGTCCCGACGGCGGTCCCCGTGCGGGTGAGCGTCCCGGCTCCTTCGGCCAGGTGGGCCAGCCCGAAGTCGCCGACCTTGGGCTCGCCCGAGGCGGTCACGAGAACGTTCTGCGGCTTGAGGTCGCGATGGACGATGCCGCGCTCATGGGCGTGCGCGACGCCCCGCGCGGCCTTTTCGAGAAGCTCCAGCGCCTTCCGGGAGCCGGGCTCCTCGCGCTCGAGGAGCTCGGAGAGCGGCCGGCCCTCCACGAGCTCGAGGATGAGCCACGCCCCCTCCTCGCCGCCGCCCGCGTCGTAGACGCGCAGGACGTGGGGATGGTCCATGCGGGCCAGAGCCTGCGCTTCCCGGCTGAAGCGCTCGCGGGCCGCCTCGTGTCCGAGCAGGACGTCCTTGAGGACCTTGACGGCGACCTCCCGGCGCAGTTCCCGGTCACGGGCCCGGTAGACCGCCGAGGTCGCCCCGTGTCCCAGAAGCTCCAGGATCTCGTACCGCGGAGGCACGGGGAGCGCGCGCGCGGGCCGCGCCCGTTCGTGCCGCGCCAGGTCCGTCCGCAGGAGATCCGCCAGACCTTCAGAGCCCGAGGAGGTTTCTCCACTCATGTTCGAGGTCCCGGTCGTCTCCGGCCGTTTCGGCCAGGGCGGCGCGCAGCTCCCGGCGGAGGTCTTCGCGCACCGCGTAGAGGGCTTTTTCCACCTCGCCCACGCCGAGCCCCAGGCGAGCGGCCAGCTCGGCGTACGACGGCCGCCGCGCCTCGGGAACGAGCGCGAACTCCTCATAGGCGCGGAAGCGCAGGCCGCGCCCCGATTCCTCCCAGCGCCGCCGGACGCGGGCGAGCGCCGCGCGAACGAGCTCCTCGAACCAGACGCGCTCGAACGCCCGCTCGGGATCCGCTTCAGGTCCCGCGCCGGGTTCCGGAAGAGCTCCCCGGACCTCGTCCAGGGAGAGGATCTTCACGCCGCCGCCCCGCTTGAGGCGCGCCACGTCGCGTTCCTCGCGGCTGACGAAATGGCGCAGGAGCGTCTTGAGAAAGGCGCGGAATCCGCCGCGCGCCGGATCGTACCGGCGGAGCGCCTCGCTCTCGAGAAGCCAGGCGAAAAAGGCCTGCGTGAGGTCCTTGGCATCCTCGTTGGAGCGGGCGCGGACGAGGCGGACGTAGGCGTACACGGGTTTCCAGTAGCGGCGCGCGAGGTCCTCGAGCGCCCGGGCGTAGTCCGCGGCTTCAGGGCTCCGGAGGGCGCCGAGAAATCCGATCGTGGTCCGGGGGAACTCGCGCCCCGCGCCTCCGAGGCTCGTGTCGAGGAAGTGCATGGCCTCCTACTTTACGCGCGGCCGGTCCGGCTCTGAGATTCTACCCCGGCGGAGGCCCCATTTTTTCGGGAAGATCCGCCCGGAAACGGGCTATAGGAGATCGGAGCGGGGAGAAGCGAGGTCCCGGTGTGCAGGGGGTGTTCATGAAGCTGCTTCTTCTCTGGGCGGTTCTGGGGGGCGGGGACGGTCTCGGCGAGGACGATTTCCGCAAACTCCATGAGGCGCTCCGCCCGCCCTCCCAGGAGGCGTGGCGCTCGATTCCCTGGAAGGTTTCCCTGGTCGAAGCGCAGAACGAGGCGGCCCGAAGGAAGAAGCCGCTCTTCCTCTGGTCGATGGACGGAAACCCGCTCGGTTGCGGCTGAAACAACGTCATCCTCGACCGTGCGTCGACCTTCAGCGATCCCGAGGTGATCTCGCTCGTGCGGGAGAAGTGCGTCGCCGTGGCGATCGATCAGTGGTATCACCGCCGCCAGAAGGACGCGGAGGGGGACTTCTACCGCAAGGTGGCCGCCCAGGCGCCTTACTTCAAGGACTTCAACCAGACCACCCAGGGGCTTTACCTCTGCGACGCGTCCGGAAAGCTCCTCGCGTGGACCAACCACCGGTCGCCCGAGCGGGTCAAGGAGATGCTGCGGCGCGGCCTCGACGCGTTCGTTCCCGCCGAAGCGCCGCTTCTGGAGAATCCGAGACCCGACCCGGACTTCAATTTCAGGCCCCCGGCGGGAGGGCTCGTGGTGACGGTGACCTCCAAAGTCCTCGAAGGCTACGAGCCCGCGGACGACGCCGTCACGCGGGCGTTTCAGGAGTCGCTCGGCCGCGACGTCCTCTGGGTGCGCAAGGACGAGCACGAGGCGCTGGCCCGCGGGGAGTTTCCGGCCACGCTCGGGCGGCGGATCGCGCGATATCATCTCTTCGACAACACCCGCGGAGAGCCTGCGCCCTGGCCGGCCGAAGCGGTCCGGGCGGCCGAGTTTTTCCTTCGGGACGGCGTCCTGACCGGCCGGGTTCATCTCGAAACGCCCGACGGCCGGCTCGGTTACCGCGCGGATCTGCGCGGCCGGATCGAAACGGCGGAAGGGCGCGTGACGCGTTTCGACCTTGTGGCGCGCGGCGCGGCCTGGGGCCACAGCGGATGCACCGAGGCGGCCGCGCCCAAAGACCGCTTCACTCTGGGGATCGCCTTCCGGCTGGCCTCCGGTCAGGACGAAGCGGATCGCGTGATGCCGCAGGGCGCCAAGGCGTGGTTGCCGGAGTACCTCCGCTAGAGAGGGCGTCGAAAGGAGCCGGCGCCTCGGTCCGGATCCGTGTCCCGCGCCGGCGAAGGAAGGGCGCGGCCGTCGATCTTCCCGCGCCGATGCTTCCGCGGGGGGGACCTCCATGCCCTTATTTTTTCACCGCCGCCCGAACCACGGCCGCCGCCGGCCCCAGCCCCGGTCCCGCGGGAACCGGCGTTCCCTCCCCGAACGGCAGCGCCGCCGCCCGCACCGCCAAATTCACGACGACAAACGAAAGCGCCGGCACCAGGAAATACATCGCCGACACCCCCAGGAAAAGATTCTCGATTCCCCACCCGCCCGGCTCGAACGCCTCCAGCGACGACCGCCGCGACGTGAAGGCCGTCAGCGCCGACCAGCCCACCGGCCAGAGCTTCATCGAGACGAACACCTTCCCGTAACTCACCAGCGTCCCCCACCGGCCCGGCAGAAGCGCCCAGAGCCCCGCCACCGGAAAAAGCCCCGCCCACAGCATCAGCGACAGCCCGTAGATCGCCGGTCCGTAGGAGACCGCGATGTAATACTTCTGCTTGGCCGAGAACCGGTCCGTCACGTCCTGCGAGAGCGCCGCCACCCCCGAGACGACGAAATTCACCGCCTTTTCGAGAAAGCCGGGCGCCCCCTCCCCCACCGACTGCCCTTCCGCCGTCCACGAATAGCTCCCCAGCGCCTCCGCCGCCAGGCGCATCTCGTGCGTCGGACTCCCCGGATCGTCCACCGCCCGCCGCGCGACCTCCTCGAGGTACCGCTCGCGAAACTCCCGCAGGCGCTCCGGCTCGCGCCGCCGAACCGCCTCGAGCGTCGCGCGATGAATCGGGTCCCCGTCCACGTGTTCCCGGATCCGCTTCCACAGCTCCGCCCGCGCGCGCTCGCAGGGCTCCGTGTAGGGAAGCGCGCCCTCCCGGAAAAGATTCGCCCCCCGAGGCTCCGCGACCGCCAGCGCCGGCTTCGCGCAGGCCTCGAGGAATTCCGCCGCGTCGTTCCCGAGCCCCGGATCCACGATCCTCGCCCAGGCCGCCATCGCCGACACCCGCTCCCATTCGAAAGGAGCCGTCAGAAAGTCCTCGTTGATCGCCTTCACCGCGCGCTTCTGGAGAACATCCGCCGCCTGCCCCAGATATCCCACGAACCGCGGGACTTTCATTTCCTGCATCGGGGCCGGCGAAAGAAGCCACCACGCCAGGAAAAGATAGAGAACATGCACCCCCAGACCGGATACGCCGCCCCGCTCCGCCATCCGCCATACCGACGCGGCCACTCCTCCCAGTCCGAGAAGCAGCGGCACCCCCGCCGCGGAGAAAAGCTCCATCAGGCGCCCGGCCAGCGAGTAGCCGGCGTACTCGAAAACGGTGTCGACCGTGCTCACGCCCCCGCCAGCTCCCGGAGCGCCGCGCGCAGGTCTCCGCCCTTCTCCCGCACCGCCGCCTCCAGCCGCAGATTGTCCTTCGGGTCCGTGGTCGAAACCCAGTATCCCATCGGGTCCGGCACCAGCCGGGCCACCCCCCGCGTCTCCGTGGACTGAAGAAGCATTTCACTGAACTTCCCCTTCACCGTGCGGATCCGCCCGAGAAGCGCCTTCTCCTCCGGCGAAAGATCCAGCAGCTTCTCCATCGCCAGCACCGTCTCCGGCGTCTGCTGGAGAAACACCCGGTTCGGCGCGTTCGCCCGGATCGCCTCCCCCGTCCGCCCCTCGAAGTCCGTCACCTGCTGCGTCACCATGATCGCCGCCGCGTTCAGCTTCCGGTACGTCCGCAGCACGTCCTCCAAGAACTGCGCCGTCGTCGCGCTCTTCAGCAGCGTCCAGGCTTCGTCCACGATGAGATACTTCTGCACCTCCAGATGCGTCCGGGCGTACTCCGTGATCCGGTGGATGAGCGCCATGAGAAGGACGCTCGCCACGTCCTTGCGCTTGGCCACATCCCCCAGCTCGTAGACGGTCAAGAGCCCCCCCTCGTCCGGCGCCGCGGGCCGGTCGAAGAAGCCCGCGTACGCCCCCTCCCCCGTGAACATCTCCAGGCAAATCGCCAGGTCCCGCGCCGCCGCTTCCGCATCCTCGGAAAGCGCGCGCCGCACGTCCCCGATCCGCACCTCGCGGCCTCCCGCCCCCTCGAAGGCCCGCACGATCGCGCGCGCGACGAGGCTCCGCTCCTTCACGGTAAGCTCCCGCTGCCCCTGCGCGCACATCTCGGCGACGATATCGGTGAGAAAGAGCTTCTTCTCCTCGTCCAAGGCCGTCCCGCAGGGATTGATGCTCCGCGGCGCCCGGGGATCGAACGCCACATACGTCCCCCCGAGGATCGAACAGAGCTTCCGATAGCTGTTGCCGCGGTCCAGGACGAACACCCGCGCCCCGCGGCGCGCCGCCGAGAGGATGAGATGGTTGGCGAAGACGCTCTTGCCCGAACCCGACACGCCCGCCACGATCCCGTGCGGCGCCACCGTGGAGTCGAAAAACGAAAACGTCACCGGCTCCCCTCGGCGGTTGACGAGCAGGAGATCCGGCGTGGGCGTCCCCTTGAGCGCCCCGTAGAACGGCAGCAGGTGGGCGAGATTCAGCCCCAGGAGACGCCGGCCCCGGCGGAGCGCCCGGTCGTTGGCCGGATCGTACGCCAGGGGAAGCGCCTGAAGGAAAAGCGTGCCCGCCAGGGACGCCTCCCGCACCATCTCGACGCCCACCCGTGAAAAGGCGTTCACCGCTCCGTCCGCGCCGTCCCACGTCAGAAGATGCAGCCGCGCCGCATACACCCGCGCCCCTTCCGTGAAAATCTCCGCCTGGACCCGGTCCACCTCCTCCTTCATCGCGGCCACGTCCGCCTTGTCGTCCCCTCCGGACAGCTGGCAGAAGGCCAGGCGCTTCTTGGCCGCCAGGAACCGCCGCACCTCCTCGACCCGGCAGACCTCGACGTTGAACGCGAAAATCCCCTCCAGCGCCGCGTCCAGAGGCAGCATTCCCGCCCAGGTTTCCCGCGGAGCCTCCCGCGCCGTCAGCACCGAAAGCGTCCGGCCTCCCAGCCGAAGCGACGCCTCCTCGATCTCCGCAGGGGTGAACGCCAGGCCCTCGCGCAGAAGGGACGCCCCGTCCTCCGGCGGCGCGGGCGCCTCCCTCCCGGGATTGAGAATCCCGTAGACGAGCGCCCGGAACGCCCCGAGATCCAGGCGCGAGAAGCCCGCGCCCATCTGCGTCAGCAGATTCTCGAGCGCCTCGCCCCGCTCCAGAAGCGCTCCCTTCTCCCGCGCGTAGGCCCCGTGGAAGCGCGCCTCGATCGTCCGCTCGCCCCGCAGCGTGTACCGAAGCCCGTCCGCCAGTCCCGGCGCCCGCCAGGCCGGAAACGTCCGCAGCGTCACGAAAAGCCTGAGCGTCCGAGCCGCAAAGAGCGTCCCCTCGTGCCGGATCTCGAACGACCGCGTCGCCCGCGCGCGGGCCTCCGCCAGGTCCCGCAGAAGCCCGTCCCCGGTGGTCGCCGCCATCCACCGGCTCAGATCCGGAGCCCGCGCGCTCACCAGCAGGAACTGCGCCGCCGCGCCCTCGGGGAAAAGCGCCAGAAGCGCCTCCACCCGCCGCGCCACCTGCCCGAGCGCCGTCTCGGAAGCCACCTCGCCTTCGGGCGGCTCCACGCGCCAGGCCAGGCCCAGCGACCCGTCGCGCTGGACGAAGACGGAGCCGTCCGGATCGTACGAGTGATAAGGCAGAAGCTCGGGAAACATCACGGGCTCCGATGGGGAACGACCACCCGATCCCACTCCAGTCCCCGGAGCGGCCGGAGCGCCTCCGCCGGCGCCTCGCCGTCCGCGGGCGGCTCGGGATCCATCCCGCGCTCGGTGAACCACTCCGCCTCCCGCAGCCGGAAGAAAATCCAGTGCTCCCCGATCAGGAGATCCCGGTCCGCGTGGGAAGGAACGTACGCCGCGAAAACCTCCGGGGCGGCCAGGACGGGGATCCGGGCCTCCCGCCTGAGAGGCGAAGGCGCGTCGAACACCCGGAGCTCGTGCCCCGATCCGTAGGCCTCCGCCACGGACCGCCCCGACGGCGCCGCCAGCCCGCATCCCGCCCCCAAAAGAAGAAGCCCGACCGGAAGCCCTTTCATCGCGCTCCTCCCTCCCGGCGATCCAGCCCCTCGAAGGGCGACGGCCCTCCTCCCTCGGGCGGCGGATAGCCCTCGAGCGTCGCCCCGCCGATGAACGCCACCGTCACCCGCCGGGCGTTCGGCACGTAGATCGCCGGAACGATCTCCTCGAGCCTCCGCGAAACCGCCTCGCTCAGACGTCCGAACGCGCTCGAGACCGCCCGGGCCCCCGCGAAGCGCACGGGGTCTCCCGTCACCGCTCCCTGAAAGCCTCCGAGAGGCGTGGCCTGAAGCGTCGTCTCCCGCTGCGCCGCCGCTTCCGCGCCCCCGGAGAGACCTCCCGTCAGAGCCGAAAGCGTCAGAATCTCCTCGGTGCGCCATACGTAGTGTCCCCGCAGTCCCTGGATGCCGTCCTCGTCCACCACCCAGCCGTTCACGCGCGCCTCGGAGGGTTTGCCGTCCGGCCGCACCGCGCTCAGCGTTTCAAGCTGCACCACGGCGCGGCGGGAATTGGCGTCCCCCTGGGCCTTGCCCACCAGGAACGCCCCCGCCAGCGGCACCCGCGAACGCTGCGGCCCGACGAGCGCGGCGTCGAGCCGGAGAAGCACCGGCAGCGCCTCGCCCGTCGTGGGGGCGAAGACGCCGGTCAGAAGCGTCGCTTCTCCGAAGCTTCCCGCGGGGACATGCACCGACCGTCCGGGGACCTTCTCGAACTCGAACGTCCGGAACCGCGGGGGCGGCGGCGCCGGCGGCTCGGACGGCGGCGCTTCGGGCCGAAGCTCCCGCAGAAGTTTTTCGAGGCTCGACGCCTGCTGCCGGCCGCTCTCCTCGAGGCGCTTGCGGGTCTCCTCGAGCTGCCCCCGAATCGCCGCGATCTCCCGTTCGGCGGCTTCCACGCGCTCGCCGTACACGGCCAGCATGTTGCGCACTTCCTGGGCGGTGGGAAGGCCCAGATCGAACGATCCCGCGCGGGAATCCGCCTTCGCGACCGGAGCCGGCGACCCGCCCCGCGGAGAGGCGAGGACCGCAGCCGCCCCGAGAAGAACCACTCCCGCCCCGCCCCAGAGAAGCCTTCGCTTCACGGCGCCTTCCAGAAGACGAAGTAGAGGAGCGTCTCCTTCCCGGGCCCGAGCACCATCTCGCGAGCCCCCGCCAGAACGAGATCGCGCCCTGCGAACCGCGAGGGATCGAGCCGCCGCGTTCCTCCCGCCACATTCCGCGCCCGGAGCACGTATCCTCGGAAGGACGCCGTGTCGTACACCCAGGCGAGCCGAAGAGAAAGCTCCGGCGGCCCCTCGAGGGGCGCGTCCGCCTTCCACACCGCGCCCTCGACCGGACGCCTTCCCAGGCGCATGGTCCGCAGAAGCTCGACCGGCTCCGGAACGCCGCGACTCCCCCGGGGAGCGGGGCGCACGATCCGCACGTGGCCGTCGTACGACCCCGCCGCCGGCCGCACGGCCAGGCGATAGAGCGCGCCCGACGCGCCCAGAACGTGCAGATCCCCCTCGACCGGCCGCAGGAGCTTCAGGAACAGGTTCTCGCGCCGCCGCTCGATCGAGAGGTCCCCTTCGTTCCAGCCGGCCACGAGGGCCTCGAGCGCTTCTTCCGGAAAGCTCACCACGGTCGCCGGATGGCGCCCCTCCGCCGACACGGGCACGCGAATCTCGACCGCGCCCCCGGAAGCCGCGACCTCGCGGGCCTCCTGCAAGAGCGCGAGAAGCGCCAGGGCGATCACGATCCCGCCTCCCGGATCGCCGCCCGCAGGGTCTCCAGCGTCGGCAATCCCTCGATCACGCGTCCCGTCCGGTCTTGGCGCGCCGGGGCCACGATGAGGGTCGGCGTGCGGCGGACGGCCGGAAGATCCCGCGCGGGCCGCAGGACGATCTCCAAGCGGTCTCCGAATTCCTTCCGGAGCACGGGAAGCACTTCGCGTTCCAGCTGATCGCAGTAGCGGCAGTCCGGCTGCGTGAAGACGGTCAGGCGCGTGGTTGCGGCGGGCGCGGATCCGGCGGGGCTGGACGAGAGCGCCGCGCGCGGCGCGCCGCCCCAGGCGAGAACGGCCAGCACGGACCAGGGCAGAAGGAGCGCCAGGCGCGCGAGATTCTCCCGATCGCAGGCCACCGAGAGCGCCGCCAGGGCCGCCGAAAGTCCCGCCGCCGAAAAGCAGATCCAGCAGGTCAGGCCGGCGGAGACCAGCTGAGCCACAAGGAGCACATGCACGCCGAATCCGAAAAGAAGCGCGGCGAAGAGGAAGCGCGTGGGCCCCGCGAAGACGGCGGCGAGGAAAAGCCCCGTGTAGAAGGCGAACCCGACCAGTCCCAGCGAGAATCCGCCGGCCCGGCAGGCGCCGCACGGGTAGGTCCATTCGAGCGTGGCCGCCGCGCCGGCCACGAGCGCCTGGACCGCCAGGACGGCCACGAGCGCCTTCCACGCCCGGCCGTTCACAGCGGCACCTGGAAGAGGGACGTCAGGAGCTTCGGGAAAAGGGCCAGCGCCACGGCCGCCAGCGTGCAGATGGCCGCCATGTCCCACTCGCCGCGCTTGACCCCCTTCCCGATGACGCCGTGCAGGAAACAGTACGCGGCGCAGACCGGAAAGATCCACTTCACGATCACCTTGAGAATGGAGCCGAAAACGCCGCCGGACGTGTTCGCCAGGTCGTCCGCGGCGGCGGTTCCCGCCGCGCCGAGCAGCGCCGCGGCGGTCCAGAGCGCGAGCTTCATGAGGTCCTCCTCTCGAGCCGTCCGTTCCGGCTGTGCGCCGCGGACGCGCCGACTCGACGCCCGAAAATCCGCGTCGAGCCGGAAGGCGGTCCGCGCACCTGCCCCGTGGAGGCCGCATGAGTTTCCGAAAGCCGTGCCCGCGGACGCTCGACCGGCCGATCGTCCTTTTCGGCCTGGAACCGGACGAGTTCGTGGCCGTGGGGCTCGGCGCGGGAGCGATCCTCTTCCTGTGGGACGGCGTGCCGGCGGTTCTGGCCGGGGCGGTCCTCTGGGTGGGTCTTGCCCGGATCAAGGCGGGAAAACCCCCCGGGCATCTCTATGAGCTTCTCTATCGATCCGGCCTGCTCGGCCGGATGCCGGGATTCCTGCGCGCTCCCCATCTGGTGCCGCGCCGGGTCCGCGCGCTCGATCCTTTTCCGGGAGCCGACGATGCCGCCGCCCGAGAGTACTGGTTCGACCGTCCCCTGCTGGATCCGTGAGGAGGTGGACCGATGGAAGCGCCGGTGGCCCGCGGCGATTCTGGCGGCCGCTCTGGCGGCGCAGGCGCTGGCGTTGGCCGCGCTCTGGGCCGCTTTGGGCTCGGCGCCGCCGCCGGTCTTCTACGGCCTCCCGTGATCGTCGGAACGCTTCTCGTTTCCAACCTTCTTCTGGCGGCCGGACTGACGGCGCGGGCGCTCGCCCCCCGCCCGGTCCGGATCGTCCCGTCGGCGCGCGCCGAGGCGACGCTGTTCCCCGGCGTCGTTCCCCAGGAAGCGCTCCGGGAATTCGCTCTCCGGTATGTCCTTCACTTCGACAACTACACGCCGGCCACGATCGAGGAGACGACGCGCACCCTCCGGAAGATGATCGCCGCCCGCTCCTGGAGCGGCGCCGCCGAAGCGCTCGAAAAGCGCCGCCAGGTGGCGCTCGAGGGGCGCATGTCGTCCCAGGTCCTGCCGCTGCGGGTGCAGGCGGAGGGATCGCGCGTCACGGTCGAAGCGATCCGGCGGACGTTCATCTCCGACCGGCTTTCGCGCGAAGCGCGCGTGCGCTACGAAGTGACGCTCGAA
It encodes:
- a CDS encoding type IV conjugative transfer system protein TraL, with protein sequence MSFRKPCPRTLDRPIVLFGLEPDEFVAVGLGAGAILFLWDGVPAVLAGAVLWVGLARIKAGKPPGHLYELLYRSGLLGRMPGFLRAPHLVPRRVRALDPFPGADDAAAREYWFDRPLLDP
- a CDS encoding serine/threonine-protein kinase, with protein sequence MSGETSSGSEGLADLLRTDLARHERARPARALPVPPRYEILELLGHGATSAVYRARDRELRREVAVKVLKDVLLGHEAARERFSREAQALARMDHPHVLRVYDAGGGEEGAWLILELVEGRPLSELLEREEPGSRKALELLEKAARGVAHAHERGIVHRDLKPQNVLVTASGEPKVGDFGLAHLAEGAGTLTRTGTAVGTPLYMAPEQVEGRTEAFSPRTDVYALGVMLYQILTGRVPHEGRAPA
- a CDS encoding TraE/TraK family type IV conjugative transfer system protein, which produces MIVGTLLVSNLLLAAGLTARALAPRPVRIVPSARAEATLFPGVVPQEALREFALRYVLHFDNYTPATIEETTRTLRKMIAARSWSGAAEALEKRRQVALEGRMSSQVLPLRVQAEGSRVTVEAIRRTFISDRLSREARVRYEVTLEPQPPTDANPFGLGVVAQEIHEL
- a CDS encoding TraC family protein; its protein translation is MFPELLPYHSYDPDGSVFVQRDGSLGLAWRVEPPEGEVASETALGQVARRVEALLALFPEGAAAQFLLVSARAPDLSRWMAATTGDGLLRDLAEARARATRSFEIRHEGTLFAARTLRLFVTLRTFPAWRAPGLADGLRYTLRGERTIEARFHGAYAREKGALLERGEALENLLTQMGAGFSRLDLGAFRALVYGILNPGREAPAPPEDGASLLREGLAFTPAEIEEASLRLGGRTLSVLTAREAPRETWAGMLPLDAALEGIFAFNVEVCRVEEVRRFLAAKKRLAFCQLSGGDDKADVAAMKEEVDRVQAEIFTEGARVYAARLHLLTWDGADGAVNAFSRVGVEMVREASLAGTLFLQALPLAYDPANDRALRRGRRLLGLNLAHLLPFYGALKGTPTPDLLLVNRRGEPVTFSFFDSTVAPHGIVAGVSGSGKSVFANHLILSAARRGARVFVLDRGNSYRKLCSILGGTYVAFDPRAPRSINPCGTALDEEKKLFLTDIVAEMCAQGQRELTVKERSLVARAIVRAFEGAGGREVRIGDVRRALSEDAEAAARDLAICLEMFTGEGAYAGFFDRPAAPDEGGLLTVYELGDVAKRKDVASVLLMALIHRITEYARTHLEVQKYLIVDEAWTLLKSATTAQFLEDVLRTYRKLNAAAIMVTQQVTDFEGRTGEAIRANAPNRVFLQQTPETVLAMEKLLDLSPEEKALLGRIRTVKGKFSEMLLQSTETRGVARLVPDPMGYWVSTTDPKDNLRLEAAVREKGGDLRAALRELAGA
- a CDS encoding sigma-70 family RNA polymerase sigma factor, producing MHFLDTSLGGAGREFPRTTIGFLGALRSPEAADYARALEDLARRYWKPVYAYVRLVRARSNEDAKDLTQAFFAWLLESEALRRYDPARGGFRAFLKTLLRHFVSREERDVARLKRGGGVKILSLDEVRGALPEPGAGPEADPERAFERVWFEELVRAALARVRRRWEESGRGLRFRAYEEFALVPEARRPSYAELAARLGLGVGEVEKALYAVREDLRRELRAALAETAGDDRDLEHEWRNLLGL
- a CDS encoding TraB/VirB10 family protein encodes the protein MKRRLLWGGAGVVLLGAAAVLASPRGGSPAPVAKADSRAGSFDLGLPTAQEVRNMLAVYGERVEAAEREIAAIRGQLEETRKRLEESGRQQASSLEKLLRELRPEAPPSEPPAPPPPRFRTFEFEKVPGRSVHVPAGSFGEATLLTGVFAPTTGEALPVLLRLDAALVGPQRSRVPLAGAFLVGKAQGDANSRRAVVQLETLSAVRPDGKPSEARVNGWVVDEDGIQGLRGHYVWRTEEILTLSALTGGLSGGAEAAAQRETTLQATPLGGFQGAVTGDPVRFAGARAVSSAFGRLSEAVSRRLEEIVPAIYVPNARRVTVAFIGGATLEGYPPPEGGGPSPFEGLDRREGGAR